The window TGAGCTCGCCAATCTCGTTGAAGTCTCTGACGACGAAATGACTTCAATTGAAGACCTTAGCAAAGACGACTCCCCTGTTAGCCGTTTTATCAATCAAATATTAGTGGATGCGGCCCGTAAAGGCGCATCAGACATCCACTTCGAACCTTATGAAGAAAACTACCGAGTACGTCTGCGTTGCGATGGGATCCTTGTTGAGGTCCAACAGCCCGCTTCTCATTTAAGCCGTCGGTTATCCGCTCGTTTAAAGATCCTTGCAAAGCTTGATATCGCCGAACGTCGCCTGCCGCAAGACGGTCGCATTAAGCTGCGTTTGAATGACGAACTCGCGATCGATATGCGTGTATCGACTCTACCGACATTATGGGGAGAAAAGATCGTACTGCGCCTTCTAGACAGCAGCGCAGCCAATCTCGACATTGATAAGCTCGGTTACAGCGAGGATCAAAAAGCGCTCTATCTCAATGCCCTAAAACGCCCGCAAGGGATGATCTTAATGACTGGGCCCACTGGCAGCGGCAAAACGGTATCTCTTTATACGGGGCTTCGCATGCTTAACACCTCTGAGCGCAATATCTCAACAGCTGAAGATCCGGTGGAGATCAACCTGTGTGGTATCAATCAGGTACAGGTGACACCAAAGATTGGTTTTGGATTTGCCGAAGCACTACGCTCTTTCTTGCGACAAGACCCTGATGTGGTGATGGTCGGTGAGATCCGTGATTTAGAAACCGCCGAGATCGCGATCAAAGCGTCACAAACGGGTCACTTAGTCCTCTCGACACTCCATACTAACTCAGCTTCGGAAACCGTGACTCGGCTCGCCCATATGGGGATTGAACCATTTAACCTCGCTTCGTCATTAAGCCTGATTATCGCGCAGCGACTGGCAAGGCGACTGTGCAACCACTGTAAAGCAGCTGACAACTCGCCGGACATATTTCTGCGTCACTCTATTCCTAACAATCAAACACTCTACAAAGCCACCCCACAAGGGTGCAATGAGTGTAATCAGGGTTACTCCGGTCGAGTGGGTATCTACGAAGTGATGCCGTTCACCGACAAACTAAAAAATAGTCTGATCAATAAACCTAACGCGTTAGAGATTGAAGATCTCGCGCGTAGAGAAGGAATGAGAACACTGCAAGAATCCGGTATCGATAAGTTGCTTGAAGGCACGACCAGCTATCAAGAACTGCAACGTGTTCTGTATCTATAATCCATCGGAGCACTCATGAGCACTAAACTGCAGTCACCATTAAAAAACTACCACTGGAAAGGCATAAACAGCTCAGGCAAAAAGGTGTCTGGGCAAACCTTGGCACTCGCCGAATTAGAAGTACGAGAAAAGCTCAAAGATCAGCATATTCAGATTAAGAAAATCAAAAAGAAAAGTATCTCAGCCGTCACTCGTTTAACACACCGAGTCAAAGCCAAAGACATCACCATTTTGACTCGACAACTTGCGACCATGCTTGCCACTGGCGTGCCTATCGTTCAGGCCATTAAGCTAGTGTCAGACAATCACCGTAAAGCTGAAATGAAATCAATTCTATTGCACATCTGTCGAGGTGTCGAAGCGGGAACCCCTATATCAAAAGCGATGCGGACGGCAAGCACTCACTTTGATGACTTATACACCGATTTGGTCGCTACTGGCGAGCTTTCCGGAAACCTAGCGCAAGTCTTTGAACGCTTGGCAACCTATAGAGAAAAGAGTGAGCAGCTAAAATCTAAGGTCATAAAAGCATTGATTTACCCCACAATGGTGGTCGCTGTCGCGCTGACTGTCTCTTACTTAATGCTCACCATGGTCATTCCTGAATTTGAATCGATGTTTTCAGGCTTCGGGGCAGACCTCCCTTGGTTTACTCAACAAGTACTCTCCCTTTCGCATTGGGTACAGGCTTACAGTCTTTATGCTGCCGTTGGCATAGGGTTAGTCACATTATTTACCTACCAACTGCGTCAACGGTATTATTCCATTCGTTTATCATTCAGCCGTCTAGGGTTAAGACTTCCTATTCTTGGCGGAGTATTAGCCAAAGCCTCTATCGCCAAATTCAGCCGAACCTTATCAACCAGTTTTAGTTCAGGGATTCCCATTTTAACCAGCCTGAAGACCACAGCTAAAACAGCAGGTAACCTGCATTATGAAGCGGCCATCATCGAAGTTCACCGTGAAACAGCCGCTGGCATGCCGATGTATATCGCGATGCGCAATACCGATGCCTTTCCTGAAATGGTTTTACAGATGGTCATGATAGGAGAAGAGTCCGGTAACCTTGATGACATGCTTAATAAAATCGCATCTATTTATGAATTTGAAGTCGACAACACCGTCGATAATTTAGGTAAGATTCTAGAGCCACTGATCATCGTATTTTTAGGCACCGCTATTGGTGGGCTTGTTGTCGCGATGTACTTACCGATCTTTAATCTTATGAGTGTGTTAGGATAGCTAAAAGCAACCAAACACCCCTCAAGCAGAGAACCACTGCTTGTATTGATTAAGTGGTAAAGGACACTATGGAAGTATTTCACTACTATCCTTGGCTATTCCCCGTATTAGCTTTCATTTTTAGCCTTCTTATTGGCAGTTTCCTCAACGTAGTCATACACCGTTTACCGATTATGATGGAGCGAGAGTGGCAACAAGAGTGCTCGGAGTATTTCTCTCAATATAAAATTCCAGCGCCAGAGGGGAAGTTCAATCTCAGTATCCCTCGTTCGGCTTGCCCGAAATGTAAAACCCAATTAAGAATCGTCGACAATGTTCCAGTATTAAGCTGGTTGTTCTTGAAAGGTAAGTGTCATAGCTGTGCTAATCCAATCAGTGCTCGCTATCCATTGGTCGAACTGCTGACTGCAATACTATGCACCGTCGTGGCTAGCCACTTTGGTTTCAGTTACTACGCCATTGCTTTGATTTTTTTCACCTTTGCATTGATTGCCGCAACCTTTATCGACTTGGATACCATGATGTTACCTGATCAAATCACCTTACCTTTGGTTTGGTCTGGTATCGCTTTAGCACTGTTTAACATCAGCCCTGTATCGCTTCAAGATTCCGTAGTTGGCGCAATGGCCGGCTACCTAGCTTTGTGGTCGGTTTATTGGTTGTTCAAGCTACTAACAGGCAAAGAAGGCATGGGGTATGGAGATTTCAAACTCCTAGCGGCATTAGGTGCATGGCTGGGTTGGCAACACCTGCCGATGATCATCCTTTTATCTTCACTTGTCGGCCTTGTTTTCGGATTAATTCAGCTTCGCCTGAAACAGCAAGGTATAGATAGAGCCTTCCCATTTGGGCCTTATCTTGCGATTGCAGGTTGGGTAAGTTTGATGTGGGGTAACGACATCATGGGTTGGTATTTCACTTCTGTACTAGGAATTTAACCATGGCAATTATTATCGGATTAAGCGGTGGGATCGCCAGCGGTAAAACCACAGTAGCCAACCTGTTCAATGAGCATTTCAATATTGATATTGTCGATGCTGATATCGTGGCACGCAAAGTGGTGGCGTTGGGCAGTAACGGCTTAAAGCAGATAATCGCTCATTTTGGTGAGGTTATCTTGCTTGAAGATGGAACACTCGACCGCAGTAAACTGCGTGAGCTGATCTTCTCCGATCCTAAAGAGAAACAGTGGCTCAATGACCTTCTTCACCCAATGATTCGCGACAAAATTGACAGTGACCTGTCTAAAGTCACATCCCCTTATGCTTTATTAGTCGCACCGCTATTGGTTGAAAACCAAATGCAAGGCATGACCGATCGCGTATTAATCGTTGATGTGCCGGTAGAAGTGCAAATAGAACGTACGATGAGTCGCGATAATGTTTCTAGGAAACAAGTTGAATCAATATTAAAATCACAGGCATCAAGAGAACAGCGCTTAGCAGTTGCAGATGACGTGATTAAAAACCATACTAAAAACCAAGAACTTTTGCCTCAAATCACAGATTTACATCAAAAGTATCTGGCAATCAGTGCTGTAGATGGGTCAGAATAGAACAATGTTGAATGAAGGTTTGCTCGATGATCACCCACAAATTTGAACATCCTCTAAATGAGAAAACACGCATTTACTTAAGAGTTGAATCACTCTTGAGGCAGTTACACCTGTCTTCTGCATTTTCCGATGCTCAACAGTATCAACTCTTTTTCCGTTCTATCTTTGATCTGATTGAAATCTTCGAACAGATACAACTTAAGAGCGAACTCGCAAAAGATATTGAGAAACAGCGTGTAACCTATAAAAGTTGGTTAGATGTTGAAGGTGTCGATCAAGAGATGCTGACATCATTGCTCAATGATATTAGCCATATCTATCGTGAATTGATGCAGGCGGAACGTTTTGGGCAATCATTAAAGGAAGACCGCTTCCTTAGCGCCATTCGTCAACGCTTTAACTTGCCAGGTGGCTCATGTTGCTTTGATTTACCGGCTCTACATTATTGGCTTCATCTTCCTCTTGATAAGAGAGTTAGAGATGCTAAGACATGGATGGATAGCCTACAGCCTCTGTATGAAGCATTAACACTATGGTTGAAGCTCACCAGAGAGACTGGTCACTTTAAGGATCAGATCGCTCGTACAGGTTTCTTCCAAAGCGATGCTGATGAAGCGAATATCCTTCGCCTTTCAATTCCAATGCAGTACGGTGCCTACCCGATGATCTCGGGACATAAAAACCGTTTCGCTATTAAATTTATGAGCTTTGAAAC is drawn from Vibrio sp. SNU_ST1 and contains these coding sequences:
- the pilB gene encoding type IV-A pilus assembly ATPase PilB, with protein sequence MLTNLPTVLRQASLLSLTQEQAVAELVHASGRSTPEALLTLGLFTGDSLAHNIKTIFGLPLVQLANTDYEVLCDQLGLRELITKYRAIPVVISNSTLTLASADPTDLQAEDDFRFATGLQIELVVANYSELEGAIRKLYGRSISGQDSKRKEITQDELANLVEVSDDEMTSIEDLSKDDSPVSRFINQILVDAARKGASDIHFEPYEENYRVRLRCDGILVEVQQPASHLSRRLSARLKILAKLDIAERRLPQDGRIKLRLNDELAIDMRVSTLPTLWGEKIVLRLLDSSAANLDIDKLGYSEDQKALYLNALKRPQGMILMTGPTGSGKTVSLYTGLRMLNTSERNISTAEDPVEINLCGINQVQVTPKIGFGFAEALRSFLRQDPDVVMVGEIRDLETAEIAIKASQTGHLVLSTLHTNSASETVTRLAHMGIEPFNLASSLSLIIAQRLARRLCNHCKAADNSPDIFLRHSIPNNQTLYKATPQGCNECNQGYSGRVGIYEVMPFTDKLKNSLINKPNALEIEDLARREGMRTLQESGIDKLLEGTTSYQELQRVLYL
- the zapD gene encoding cell division protein ZapD; the protein is MITHKFEHPLNEKTRIYLRVESLLRQLHLSSAFSDAQQYQLFFRSIFDLIEIFEQIQLKSELAKDIEKQRVTYKSWLDVEGVDQEMLTSLLNDISHIYRELMQAERFGQSLKEDRFLSAIRQRFNLPGGSCCFDLPALHYWLHLPLDKRVRDAKTWMDSLQPLYEALTLWLKLTRETGHFKDQIARTGFFQSDADEANILRLSIPMQYGAYPMISGHKNRFAIKFMSFETGQACTQDIEFELAICS
- the coaE gene encoding dephospho-CoA kinase (Dephospho-CoA kinase (CoaE) performs the final step in coenzyme A biosynthesis.) encodes the protein MAIIIGLSGGIASGKTTVANLFNEHFNIDIVDADIVARKVVALGSNGLKQIIAHFGEVILLEDGTLDRSKLRELIFSDPKEKQWLNDLLHPMIRDKIDSDLSKVTSPYALLVAPLLVENQMQGMTDRVLIVDVPVEVQIERTMSRDNVSRKQVESILKSQASREQRLAVADDVIKNHTKNQELLPQITDLHQKYLAISAVDGSE
- a CDS encoding A24 family peptidase, coding for MEVFHYYPWLFPVLAFIFSLLIGSFLNVVIHRLPIMMEREWQQECSEYFSQYKIPAPEGKFNLSIPRSACPKCKTQLRIVDNVPVLSWLFLKGKCHSCANPISARYPLVELLTAILCTVVASHFGFSYYAIALIFFTFALIAATFIDLDTMMLPDQITLPLVWSGIALALFNISPVSLQDSVVGAMAGYLALWSVYWLFKLLTGKEGMGYGDFKLLAALGAWLGWQHLPMIILLSSLVGLVFGLIQLRLKQQGIDRAFPFGPYLAIAGWVSLMWGNDIMGWYFTSVLGI
- a CDS encoding type II secretion system F family protein, producing the protein MSTKLQSPLKNYHWKGINSSGKKVSGQTLALAELEVREKLKDQHIQIKKIKKKSISAVTRLTHRVKAKDITILTRQLATMLATGVPIVQAIKLVSDNHRKAEMKSILLHICRGVEAGTPISKAMRTASTHFDDLYTDLVATGELSGNLAQVFERLATYREKSEQLKSKVIKALIYPTMVVAVALTVSYLMLTMVIPEFESMFSGFGADLPWFTQQVLSLSHWVQAYSLYAAVGIGLVTLFTYQLRQRYYSIRLSFSRLGLRLPILGGVLAKASIAKFSRTLSTSFSSGIPILTSLKTTAKTAGNLHYEAAIIEVHRETAAGMPMYIAMRNTDAFPEMVLQMVMIGEESGNLDDMLNKIASIYEFEVDNTVDNLGKILEPLIIVFLGTAIGGLVVAMYLPIFNLMSVLG